A region of the bacterium genome:
TCCTGGCCCGGACGAACCGGGGCGAAGGGGCGGGAGAAGTGGCCCAAATCGCCTCGGGAGGCGAGAAGTCGCGCATCTTCCTGGGGCTGTCGGTGCTCGGGCGGGGCCAGGGCGAGGCGCCCCTCATGCTCTACGACGAGATCGACGCGGGTCTGGGCATGGACAACGCCATTCCCGTGGCCAGCCTGCTCGAGGAACTCGCCGGGGGCGGGCAGGTGGTCTGCATCACCCATCTGGCCACGGTGGCGGCCCGGGGCCGGCACCATCTGGCGGCCCGCAAGGCGGTGGTCGACGGGCGCACGGTGCTTTCCGTGGTGCCCCTCGGCGACGACGAACGCCTGGTCGAGATCGCCCGCCTGCTGGGAGGCGACGCGGCCACGGCCGGCGGCGCCGCCGACGAGCGCCGGGCCTACGCGCGGCAGCTCCTGGCGCGTGGCTGAGGCCCGCTTGTCGGGCTCCTCGCGCGGTGATATGTTATTTGACGCGGCGGGGTTCATGTCCCATACTTCCGCGTCGCGGAGCGATTTCTGGTGCGCCCGTAGCTCAGCTGGATAGAGCGTTTGCCTCCGGAGCAAAAGGCCACAGGTTCGAATCCTGTCGGGCGTACCACCAGCCCCTCGACCCGCCTCCCGTCCCCGCTTCCGCCACAGGTCCGCAGCCGCTCGGAGGCCGTATGACGTTGTTGCGCATTATTTTGCTGATCCTGGTGGTCGTGCTTGTGCGGCGCCTGTTCGCCACGTCGCGCGAGCGGTCCCGCCGGGACGGCGCGCAGACGCAGCGGCGTGCCGACGAACGCAGCCGGGAGCGATCTTACGGCGACCTGACCGACCAGGGGATCGACGATGCCGATTTCGAGGAAATCCCGTAGGAAGTCCGAACTCTTCGAGTCGCGGTTCCGCAGCGGTGGCGGGGCGGATTTTCCGCTGCGCCAATACCTGCGTTGCCGCGAGGACTTCTCGTCGGGCCTCGTCCACGCCTTCCTGCTGCTGGCCTTCGCGGTGATGGTCGTCTTCTTCGCCCGGACGGTCGGCCAGCTCTTCGACAGCCACGGGGCCCACCTGAATCCCTGGCTGAAGCGGGGCGCCTTGGCCCTGGTGGCCCTCTTTGCCCTTTCGGTTCTGCGGCGTCTGTATTACAAAGTGCGGGACCTGGGGGAGATCCGGTCGGAAATGGCCCGCCTGCAGGCGGTTTTCCGCGACCGGGAAGTCGACGAAGATTAGCTTTATACCCTTGCGGTATCGGCCGATACGAGAGATCGTGGCCGAAATGCGTGGCCGAGCGGCACCCTGTGCCCGGAACCGCACCTCCGAAACGAGAAAGAAGCGCGTGATGCAAGACCTGATCAGCAAGCTCCAGAAGAAGGAAGCCCGGCTGGGTGTGCTCGGCCTGGGATACGTGGGACTGCCCCTGGCCGTGGGCTTCGCCAAGGCCGGTTTCCACGTGACGGGCTTCGACCTGGCCGAGGACAAGGTCGCCCAGGTGAACGCCGGCAAGAGCTACATCATCGACATCTCGGACGCCGAACTGGCGGAGGTCGTCGACGCCGGCCGCCTCGTGGCGACGACCGATTTCGGGCGCCTGGCCGACGTGGACAGCGTGAACATCTGCGTGCCGACCCCGCTGGGCAAGACCCGCGATCCGGACATCAGCTACATCCAGGCGGCGGTCGCGTCCATCGCCGCGTCCATGCACGCGGGCATGCTCATCATCCTCGAGAGCACCACCTATCCGGGCACGACCGAAGAGGTCATCCTGCCCCTGCTCGAGGAGAAGGGCTTCACCGTGGGCGAGGACTTCTTCCTCGCCTTCTCGCCCGAGCGGGTCGACCCGGGCAATCCGACCTTCAACACGATCAACATCCCGAAGGTCGTCGGCGGCGTGACGCCGGCCTGCACCGAGGTGGCGCAGAATCTCTACGGCCAGGTGATGAACACGGTCGTGCCGGTGTCGTCGGTGCGCGTGGCCGAGACGGTCAAGCTGCTCGAGAACACCTTCCGCAGCGTCAACATCGGCCTGGTGAACGAGATCGCCCTGATGTGCGACGCCATGGACATCGACGTCTGGGAGGTCATCGACGGGGCGGCGACCAAGCCCTTCGGCTTCATGCCGTTCTTCCCGGGGCCCGGCCTCGGCGGCCACTGCATTCCCATCGACCCGTTCTACCTGAGCTGGAAGGCCAAGCAGGCGGGCCAGGAGGCGCGCTTCATCGAACTGGCGGGCCAGGTCAACGGGGCGATGCCCAAGCACGTCGTGCGCCTCGTGACCGACGGACTCAACGGCGTCCGCAAGGCCGTCAACGGCAGCCGGATCCTCATCGTCGGCGTGGCCTACAAGCCGGGCATCGACGACATGCGCGAGTCGCCGGCGCTGGACATCATCGAACTGCTGGCCGAGCGGGGCGCCGAGGTGTCCTGGTTCGATCCCCACGTCCCGGCCCTGCCCGGCGCGATCCAGGCCCGGAAGATCACGGCCCTCGATGCGGGCGTGGTCGACGGCTTCGATGCTGCGGTCATCGTGACGCCGCACCGCAGCGTGGACCACACGGTCCTGCTGGACCGCAAGGCGGTGGTGGTCGACACGCGGAACGCCCTGAAGGGTCACCGGGCCGGGAACCTGATCAAGCTCTAGCCTTGCTGGGGGAGGAGATCCGTCGTGAGCAAGTACCTCGTCACCGGTGGGGCCGGCTTCATCGGCTCGCACCTGACGCGCCACCTCGTGGCCGCAGGGCACGACGTGACGGTGCTCGACAACCTGGTCACCGGACGCCGGGAGAACCTGGCCGACGTGATGGACCGGATCCGTTTCGTCGAGGGCAGCATCACCGACGAGGAGACCGTGCGGGACTGCTGCCGCGGGGTCGACTGCGTGTTCCACCAGGCCGCCCTGCCGAGCGTGCCGCGCAGCGTGGCCGATCCGGTCACGAGCGACTTCAACAACGTCGGCGGGACCCTGAAGGTGTTCTGGCACGCCCACCGGGAAGGTGTGCGCCGGGTGGTGTACGCCGCGAGCAGCAGCGTCTACGGCAACACCGCCGAACTGCCCAAGCACGAGGGGATGGTGCCCAATCCCCTGTCGCCCTACGCCATCAACAAGCGCGTGGGCGAGATGTACGGGGCGGTGTTCAACGACCTCTACGGCCTGAGCACCATCGGGCTGCGCTACTTCAACGTCTTCGGCCCTTGGCAGGACCCGAACAGCCAGTACGCGGCGGTGGTGCCCAAGTTCATCACGGCGTTCCTGGCGGGAGAGGCGCCGGTCATCCACGGCGACGGACTGCAGTCGCGCGATTTCACCTACGTGGACAACGTGGTCGCGGCGAACGTGGCGGCGTGCGGCGCCGACGACGAGGCCGGCGGGCGGTCGTACAACGTGGCCCTCGGCGGCCGCATCACGGTGAAGGACCTGTGCCTGCGGATCCGCGAGCTCGTCGGGTCGGACATCGAGCCCCAGCACGAGGAGAGTCGCGCCGGCGACGTGAAGCATTCGCAGGCGTCGGTGGAACTCGCCCGGCGTCATCTCGGTTACGAGGGCCGCATCGACCTGGACGAGGGACTGCGGCGGACCGTCGCCTGGTACCGGGACCGGGCCGGGACCCGGTGAGAGGATGAATCCCATGCAGCATCGTCGGAAAACGCGGCTCCACATGCAGCCGCAGCGCCTGGTCGGCTGGATCGCCCTGGCCATGATGATCGCCCAGCCCGGCCTGGCCGTGGCCCAGACGGCCGGCGGCGACGGCGGCACGCTGAAGCCGGGTGACGAGATCAGCATCTCGGTGCCGGGCCGGCCCGAGCTCAGCCAGCAGTTCACCCTGAACGCCGAGGGCGCCGTGGAGATCTCCCCGGTGGGCGCCGTGCAGTTGGGCGGGCTCACCCAGAAGGAGGCGCAGGTCCTCCTGAAGCAGCGGCTGCGCCTGTTCTACCCGACCCTCGACACGGTCGAGATCAAGGTCGCCCACAGCGGTTCGGTGCGCATCTACATCCTCGGCGGAGTGAGTCAGCGGGGGGTGTTGAACTTCGCCTCGGATCCGACGATCTGGGAAGTGCTGCGCATGGTCGGCGGCCCGATGGAGAACGCCGATCTGGCCGGCGCGCGGGTGATCCGGCAGACGGGCAAGGAGCCCGAGGTGCACGAACTCGATCTGTCGGGTGTGCTCGAGGGAACGAAGTTCGTCGACTTCGAGCTGCGCGACGGCGACACGCTGGTGATCCCGATCCTCCAGAAGGGCGTCCCGGGAACCGCCGCGGACAAGGGCGTCAAGGTCTTCGGCAGCGTGGGACTGCCCACGGTGGTGCCCATCTCCGAAGGGACGCCCATGCTCGACGTGCTGATGCGGGCGGGCGCTCCCACCGAGAACGCCAAGAAGAGCGAGATCAACTGGGTGCACGACACCGGGGTGCGGATCGAGGCGAAGAAGGTCGACCTGGAGGCGTTCCTGCAGATGGGCGATCCGGCCGGCAATCCCCTCGTCTACCCGGGCGACACGCTGCACGTGGAATTCCAGAAGCCGAGCTGGTTCAAGAC
Encoded here:
- a CDS encoding nucleotide sugar dehydrogenase, whose protein sequence is MRGRAAPCARNRTSETRKKRVMQDLISKLQKKEARLGVLGLGYVGLPLAVGFAKAGFHVTGFDLAEDKVAQVNAGKSYIIDISDAELAEVVDAGRLVATTDFGRLADVDSVNICVPTPLGKTRDPDISYIQAAVASIAASMHAGMLIILESTTYPGTTEEVILPLLEEKGFTVGEDFFLAFSPERVDPGNPTFNTINIPKVVGGVTPACTEVAQNLYGQVMNTVVPVSSVRVAETVKLLENTFRSVNIGLVNEIALMCDAMDIDVWEVIDGAATKPFGFMPFFPGPGLGGHCIPIDPFYLSWKAKQAGQEARFIELAGQVNGAMPKHVVRLVTDGLNGVRKAVNGSRILIVGVAYKPGIDDMRESPALDIIELLAERGAEVSWFDPHVPALPGAIQARKITALDAGVVDGFDAAVIVTPHRSVDHTVLLDRKAVVVDTRNALKGHRAGNLIKL
- a CDS encoding SDR family oxidoreductase, with the protein product MSKYLVTGGAGFIGSHLTRHLVAAGHDVTVLDNLVTGRRENLADVMDRIRFVEGSITDEETVRDCCRGVDCVFHQAALPSVPRSVADPVTSDFNNVGGTLKVFWHAHREGVRRVVYAASSSVYGNTAELPKHEGMVPNPLSPYAINKRVGEMYGAVFNDLYGLSTIGLRYFNVFGPWQDPNSQYAAVVPKFITAFLAGEAPVIHGDGLQSRDFTYVDNVVAANVAACGADDEAGGRSYNVALGGRITVKDLCLRIRELVGSDIEPQHEESRAGDVKHSQASVELARRHLGYEGRIDLDEGLRRTVAWYRDRAGTR
- a CDS encoding SLBB domain-containing protein, encoding MQPQRLVGWIALAMMIAQPGLAVAQTAGGDGGTLKPGDEISISVPGRPELSQQFTLNAEGAVEISPVGAVQLGGLTQKEAQVLLKQRLRLFYPTLDTVEIKVAHSGSVRIYILGGVSQRGVLNFASDPTIWEVLRMVGGPMENADLAGARVIRQTGKEPEVHELDLSGVLEGTKFVDFELRDGDTLVIPILQKGVPGTAADKGVKVFGSVGLPTVVPISEGTPMLDVLMRAGAPTENAKKSEINWVHDTGVRIEAKKVDLEAFLQMGDPAGNPLVYPGDTLHVEFQKPSWFKTNLAFVLGTLAAVATIALTYYTIKND